The DNA sequence ACTCGAGATTTTGCCGACTTCTTTGTACTGTCTGCTCTTCGCTACGATCAGGATTGCGATGACGGCACCAACGACACCGATCGATGCGAAATGATTGCGGAAGCTCATGCTGATGATGTTCGGAGGGATTGCTCCTGCCAATGATGCAACTTTGTTTTGATCTTCCAGAACTTGGTGGATGGGATCCATTACGGCTTGGATGATCGAGCCTCCGTGCAAACCGAAGAACCACAGGAATTGTTCGAAAATCTTGACGACGACCAAGCCGCCGATCGATCCGCCCAGGTAAGTCAACGGTTTGCCTAATGTGCCGTTGATCAATGTCAAAGCGTCACTCTTCAGCAACAACTCGATGACCAAGCGGATGATGAAGAATGTGGTCACGACGATGAAGGAAGGGATGACCGATTCGAATGGCCCGGCTACTGCAGGCGGTACAGATTCCGGCAGTTTGATTTTGATTCCTCTCTCTTCGATTTTTTTGTAGATGATGGTGCTGAACATGCCGACCAAGATGGACAGGAACATCGATTGCGCGCTGATTTTCGTGATATTCAGAAAATCGACGCCTTCGATGTTATCCAGCGGCGTCAGCAAGAGGAAGGAGACGACTGCTGTAATGATGCACTGCAGCACGTTCGTTTCCAGCTTATCCGCCAACGATTTCGCCATGGAAATGACGACGATCAAGCCGCCTACCGCCAGCGTTGCACTGTTCACGTACAATAATTTCGACTGCCAAACGAATGCATTTTCCGTTCCTAAAACCATCGTTATAAAGTCAGTAACCTGAGTGATCGGGAAAAAGGCAATAATCAAAAAGATCGATGCGATAAAAGTAAATGGCATGTATGCCAACATCGCGTCCCTGACGGAAGTCAGGTAAATGTTGTTGTTCACCTTGGTGGCGAAAGGTCCAACTGTGTTTTGAATCTTGTCGCTGAGGGACATTTTTTCAGTATTCATGAATTTTCCTCCTATATTTGATGCTTCTGTGCAAAGAACAATGTCGGGCGAATCATATTGACTAAATTTAACATCCGGATTATCATTATGGTATCGCTAACAAATACATCTTAACGGATAGACTGTTATTTATTAATATCATATTCTTACGACATGATTGACCATTTTTTACCTGAAGGAGATTCCATGGATAAAGCACAGATTCGCGAAAAACTATTCACCCATACAAAAACGGAGACGCATTTGCTGCAGAAAAAAAGCGAACCCCAGTCCGATTTCGTTGAAAAATTTGATTCCTATTTGAACGATGATGGCGAACGGGTCTATCGCTATACATTCGAAAAGCATCTGGAAAGCGCAAGAGAGAAACAAAATGAACGCGCCGCTTTTATCGAAGGCAGCCAACTGCTGATCCTGAAGCACGCGCGCTTTTCCTATACCCCGCTGCACGTCCATGATTTCATCGAAATGAACTACGTCTATTCAGGCAATATAGATATTATAATCGATGGGACAGAAATTTCGTTAAAGGAGGGGGATTTTTGCATCCTGGACACCGGCGTTTGCCATCGGATCCTAGATACGGGCGAAAATGATATTCTAATCAACTTCTTGATGAGAAAGGAGTACTTCTCTACCCACATGCTGAGCCGGCTGGCCTCAAACAGCATCATCACCCAGTTTGCGGTCAACGCGCTTTCCAAAACACAGAAACACGACCGCTATCTTCTTTTCAACACAACGAACAGCGAATTTCTGATCGATGCCATCGAGGGGATGCTCGTCAATTACTATGAACCGTCATCCTATTCAAAAGATGTAACCGATGCCTACATGATCATCCTCTTTTCCGAGTTGCTGAAGGCTTTCCAGCAGAAACAATCCAGCGAACACCGCAATGCCGATCATTCCTACATCGGGGACATCCTGCTCTTTATCGAAAAGAATTATCAGGACTGCAGCCTGCAGCAGATTGCGGATACCTTCAAGTTCAATCCGAGTTACCTGAGCCGCTTCATCAAAAACCAGACCGGAAAATCCTATGTCGCGCTGGTCCAGGAACTGCGCCTCAACAACGCCTGCATCCTGCTGAAGAATACCGATACCCCGATAGAAAGCATCAGCGAACAGATCGGTTACAGGAACGTCACTTTCTTCTACCAGAAATTCAAGCAAGCCTATGGTATGACGCCGCACGAATATCGGATGAGCGTGGATTGATCCTGCATTTCCAGTAAAAAATGACCGCGCTCCAACTGAGGAGGCGGTCATCGCTATTGTTTGTTGGCTTATTTCCTTTTCTTGAAAAGATCCCCAATCGAGAAAGTAGCTTTTTTATATATCCGGTTGTAGGCTGTCCTTTTGGCATCGCGAATCCGGCCCATACCTTTTTTGCCGTAGAATGGATTGGTTTTCCGCTTGATCGCCCGCTTCATCTTACCGGTTGTACGAGCCTTCAATGAGCGTTTCAGGTTCGGTTGGCGCATGCCGAAATTCATCATTACCAGTCCTTTCTGATTTATGGACACAATCTTTCTATCTAATATTATACTCGTATTCTCAAGATAAAGTTGAGCCATTTGCTGCACGCTGCAAAAATATTTTGTGCATAATACTTGCTTTTTGGTAAGGATGACGTATAATATGAAATGCAAGATAACTCTGTGCATTCCCATTACGGGGACGTTACGGATTCGACAGGTATAGGTCGAGCTTTTGATGCGCTCCGTAGGTTACGTCTACGCTAAAACGTTACAGTTAAATACAACTGACAAAACACAAAACAACACTTTAGCTTTCGCTGCTTAATTGTAGCTAGCTAAGATCCTCCTGGTATCGCCCATGTACTCAGATCAGGGTCTCAATGATGTGGGATACGCTGTGACCTTCCATCTGGAGGAATCAGAAGAGATCAATCAGATTAGCCGACAATAATGCCTGTTAAACGGCTAGTTCAAGGCGAAATCCAATAGTTTAACTATGAGCGTAGACTTGGAAGTGCCGATATGCTTGGACACGGGTTCGACTCCCGTCGTCTCCATACTAGTATGAGGCAACACCCCACAAAAATGCCGATATGAAGCGATTCATTCGACATTCTGTGGGGTGTTTTTTTGTCGTTCAGCATGTTGGTTGGATTGAACGAGAGCAGCGGACAGAATCTCGACTGTTTCAGTTAGTGGCCTGCATCAACAGTCGACATAAGGGCTTCATCTCGACTGTTTGATTCACCGAAATCCCCTAACAATTGACACAAACGCTTTGTCTCGACTGTTCCTGCTTTCGGGCCGGGCTAACGGTCGACTCATTCGTCTTGTCTCGGTTGTTAAGGTTACCGTCCTGGTCTAACGACCGACACAATCAAAACCAAAAAAGAGAAGTGACTGCCCCAACGAGGCAATCGCTTCTCTTCTCTGTTATATAGCTTATTTACTCATGTCTTCCAATTGGAAATGAATGGTTTCCATCGCTTGCAGCAAAGCTTCTGCTGTATCCAATGAAGTCAAGCATGGGATGTTGTTTTCGACTGCTTCACGGCGGATCAGGAATCCATCGGTCTCGCTTGTCTTACCTTCCGTCATCGTATTGACAACCAGGTTGATGCGGCCGTCGCGGATAGCGTCAAG is a window from the uncultured Trichococcus sp. genome containing:
- a CDS encoding PTS transporter subunit EIIC, which codes for MNTEKMSLSDKIQNTVGPFATKVNNNIYLTSVRDAMLAYMPFTFIASIFLIIAFFPITQVTDFITMVLGTENAFVWQSKLLYVNSATLAVGGLIVVISMAKSLADKLETNVLQCIITAVVSFLLLTPLDNIEGVDFLNITKISAQSMFLSILVGMFSTIIYKKIEERGIKIKLPESVPPAVAGPFESVIPSFIVVTTFFIIRLVIELLLKSDALTLINGTLGKPLTYLGGSIGGLVVVKIFEQFLWFFGLHGGSIIQAVMDPIHQVLEDQNKVASLAGAIPPNIISMSFRNHFASIGVVGAVIAILIVAKSRQYKEVGKISSVPYMFNIGEPALFGIPLMLNFLYFIPFIFSNAISTIVAYVVFALGLVPLPTGLAQIPWTTPPIISGYFVTGSIRGSLLQIALIAITTVVWIPFVRMADKELYKEEKETDSTGSDSAVQEAEGIR
- a CDS encoding AraC family transcriptional regulator; the protein is MDKAQIREKLFTHTKTETHLLQKKSEPQSDFVEKFDSYLNDDGERVYRYTFEKHLESAREKQNERAAFIEGSQLLILKHARFSYTPLHVHDFIEMNYVYSGNIDIIIDGTEISLKEGDFCILDTGVCHRILDTGENDILINFLMRKEYFSTHMLSRLASNSIITQFAVNALSKTQKHDRYLLFNTTNSEFLIDAIEGMLVNYYEPSSYSKDVTDAYMIILFSELLKAFQQKQSSEHRNADHSYIGDILLFIEKNYQDCSLQQIADTFKFNPSYLSRFIKNQTGKSYVALVQELRLNNACILLKNTDTPIESISEQIGYRNVTFFYQKFKQAYGMTPHEYRMSVD